Part of the Impatiens glandulifera chromosome 8, dImpGla2.1, whole genome shotgun sequence genome is shown below.
CTGCCCATTTTATAATCAGAACCATAAGATGTTAGCAGATCTTGTGGTAGTAGATATGGTAGGATTTGATGTGATCCTAGGTATGGACTGACTATTCCGACATGAGGCGCATATTAATTGTAATAAGAAGACGGTGGTGCTAACAGATCAGTATGGGAAGACCTTTCTGTTTCGGGCGAGTCCAGCATTTAAAAGACAACAACTGTTTTTGGAAAGAGCCACCAGGGTGATGTCTTATAATTATGCTATGATAGTTGGGCAGAAACTAAAGTTGGAAGATATTGAAGTAGTGAGAGATTTCCCTAGTGTATTTCCGGATGATATTTCAAGTTTGCCGCCAAAGCGTGATGTGGAGTTCTCTATAACATTGAAGCCAGGGACACTGCCAATTTCAAAGGCGCCTTATCGTTTAGCTCCTACAGAAATGAAAGAGCCGAAAGATCAATTGCAAGNNNNNNNNNNNNNNNNNNNNNNNNNNNNNNNNNNNNNNNNNNNNNNNNNNNNNNNNNNNNNNNNNNNNNNNNNNNNNNNNNNNNNNNNNNNNNNNNNNNNNNNNNNNNNNNNNNNNNNNNNNNNNNNNNNNNNNNNNNNNNNNNNNNNNNNNNNNNNNNNNNNNNNNNNNNNNNNNNNNNNNNNNNNNNNNNNNNNNNNNNNNNNNNNNNNNNNNNNNNNNNNNNNNNNNNNNNNNNNNNNNNNNNNNNNNNNNNNNNNNNNNNNNNNNNNNNNNNNNNNNNNNNNNNNNNNNNNNNNNNNNNNNNNNNNNNNNNNNNNNNNNNNNNNNNNNNNNNNNNNNNNNNNNNNNNNNNNNNNNNNNNNNNNNNNNNNNNNNNNNNNNNNNNNNNNNNNNNNNNNNNNNNNNNNNNNNNNNNNNNNNNNNNNNNNNNNNNNNNNNNNNNNNNNNNNNNNNNNNNNNNNNNNNNNNNNNNNNNNNNNNNNNNNNNNNNNNNNNNNNGAGAAATGAGAATCACCATGGAACCTCAATATATGAACTTCTCACATGCTTcgtttgaattaaaattttatctcaattgccaatataaatagttttactaaagaaaatgataatgGGCTTTacatgaaattttaattatatttcttcaGATGGCCCTGTCCACAATTtgtgattattttcaaatatacttCTAATCTCTTTCCATTCAAGTCAATGATAAGAATTCCAAAATATCTCAAGTTTAAGAtaacaattatttgtttattcattatatattaatacttttaatgtCATTCTATCTGAATAATCTGATTTTCCATAACCTATGCCAAAcatagttatttgaaaataaccccAGATCAAACAATGGCTAAGTTTGGATGTATTATGTTTGTTAAAAGATGATCTTGTTATTTGATTTCAGGTGCAGTTTTCACAAATGCGTCCAATAGCTTCCATTTCTCCTAGAATGCCTATTTATCCTCCAGGTGGTCCAGGTCTTGGACAACAGATATTTTATGGACAACCCCCTGTGATGCCTCCCCAAGTATGTAATCATCATTATTCTTTTCTATTCAACTGTTTACTATTTAAGCATGTTCAgctttaaatttacattaaactttttttttccatGTGGATGGAtcaaaataaccaaaaacaACTCATTTTTTCATAGAAAATAGTAAGTTTAATCTTGGATGATCAAATCcttcatcaaattattttatataagctattaaaatacccttatttttattttgtatagcaTTTAAACAGTAAGAGTATTCTATATAACACATTTTCTCCTTAATCTAATATTTACAGACTTAAagattaatttgttttgttttggggCAGGCTGGATTTGGGTATCAGCAGCAGCTAGTTCCAGGTATGAGGCCCGGCTCCCCAAATTTCTTCATGCCGATGGTTCAGCCGCGTCCAGGAGGTGCTAGACCTCGACCTGTCCAACAGCCTCTTCCTATGATGCAGCAGCAAGTTAGTGTGAATTATTTcagataattataattttgtatttctGGACTAATGGAATATATATAACAGATGATGCCAAGAGGAGGAATGAGTGGCTACAGGTACCCACCTGGCCGAGGTGGAATGGTGCCTATGCGTGATAGTGTTGGTATATCTCATCAGCAGCAGCAGCCTATCCCAATTCAGGCTTTGGCTTCTGCTCTCGCCAATGCTCCCCCTTTTGACCAAAGAACGGTTAGAAATTCTTTACCTTTACTTCTCATCTCATAggtgtttattattttaagagaaTGAAAAGCTtagtttttttatcatttggCATGGCAGATGCTAGGAGAGAGCCTGTACCCTCTTGTGGAGAATGTTGAACGGGAGAATGCAGCGAAGGTAACAGGGATGCTTTTGGAGATGGATCAGACTGAAGTTCTACACTTGCTCGAAGCTCCAGAGGCTCTCCATGCTAAGGTAGCGGAGGCTATGGAAGTTCTGAGGAATGTTCAGCAGCAACAGGCAACTGCTGCAGCTACTTCTACTGTTGCTGGATCATCATCCCCAACTCATCAGCTTGCAGCTTTGTCTTTGGATTGAAAATGAATTATGTTTCTTTTAGACAAGAGTTTGTTTGGGACCCATCTCAAACTTCTTATTTTGCTGTTTTGAAagactttttcttttatttgcaTTAAACTGActgatttttgttttgtttttgtcatGATCTAAAACTGGTTTTGATTGTGTTTCTAAACTTTGGAACTATTTTATCTTTTGCATATTTTGaaactctattttattttaatattgtcaGTGATGGgtttttattagttttgttATGTTCAAATTCTGATTCAGGTTGATCATATCTAgaaagtatatttatatttcatatgtTTAGAATagtagttttatattttttgtttaaatcattCTAAGTTTTGAAAGATAGTTTGTTTCTTTTTAGAAATCAACATATCAAAttgtaaattttctttttagaatttatttattatgtaaaaaattaataaaattatttaatattttagttcaaAGACTTTATAGttaataaattagttagaaTAATTTGGATAccactatttttaaaaatataattagttaatttatatttttttagtttaaattattattttttaataattttaatattttaaaattatttttattgaactgtatttattttatttttttatttaataatatttttaaaaataatataattaatattattaattaaaataataaatatttatgaattatttaaaaaatttctaaatatttttatttgatattttaatatatatatatatatatatattatatagtatttatttataaatttattttatatatatttatattaataattttaaaatataatacaaaatttaataattaataattttaatattgatattttattttataatataaataattttattgcaATTAAACCACTCTTATCTTCTTATAATACATAAAACATTtaagacaaaaatatattaaattaatttcaaatatttattgtatataagaataattaaaatattgatatatatatatatatatatatattttatcatatataattatattatttaaacaatataatattattaaatgaaaaagtttgaaataataatatattaaatataaaaaaacagaaataataaataaatttaaaagttggaaacaaaataataaaaatatatattaacttaattattttaagtttgaaaGTTAATAAGACAATATTTCCTACTTATTTAACTCTACATATAACACAATGTGatactatatattttgaaaaatatattaaaatttcatacaaagttctcatataaaattatcattatttaccTCTTAAATTATCAGCTAAAacgaattattatttaaaaaataaaactcaaaataaaaaataaaaaaataaagttaagggCTAAGGTTAAGATTAGAGCTATATGTCACGGCTCAATGGTATGAGGTGCACATTTCAAGCCTACAAGGTGCATTTTCTAGAATATTTCGAGTTTTGTGGTCATTTCTAAAACTCTCTAAAATTCTCTAAGAGTTCCTGGATTTTGGTTGGTCATAGAACTCTCTAGATTTTTCTAGGAGTTCCCTTTTTGTGAGTGAGGTCATGAAATTCTCTAAAATTCTCTAAGAGTTCCTCTTTTTGTAAGTAGGGTCATggaattttctaaaattctctAAGAGTTCATTTTTGTATGTAAGGTAGGAGAACACTTTataattctctaggagttctcatgtataggtgttagtagaattctctagaagTCTCTAGGAATTCTTAGGTCTAGATTAGTAATAGAAGAGTCTAGAAATCTCTAGGACAAGAAAGATCTATAATGATCTTCCCACTTGTATATAGACAAGTCTTGGCCATAAACCAAGACACTCAACGAATGTTCAAAACACTCAACACTTGTAATACCTCACTCTTGTAAacaataaacaagatattcttcaaactctttctctctcaatttTTTCATCTTCTTACATCTTTTAAGAGGCTGACTAGCTAGGATTGAAACAATCTAGACTAGTGTCGCACGAGACGAGGTGATATTCGGCGACCGAGTTTCTGCCTgtgttctaaatggcggtcGAGGCGGCCGCCTAGGCGGCGCCTAGGCGGTAGGCGGTCCAACACCGCTCCGCCTATACATGAGGCGgtcagattatttaattatttattatttttaattaattaattactaatattaatatatatatatatatatatataaatttaataaaaacactcTTTATCTcccactatttatttaaattttgaaatgattcTTTACATTCCAAatcatttctcttcttcttttctgtttCTTATCTCATTCACCTCACCTCCCTTATCATCTACATATCATTCGATCATCTAAACAtatatctcttcttcaactCGTCTACATATTTTTGTTAGATGTTACTATgttagagaatattaatttggttttttgatataatgataattatataacatatttattatatttatatttaaatttatttatattcaaccgCTTAGGCACTGCCTAGGCACCGCCTAAGCACCTGAGACAGTAGGCAGTCACTTACCGCTCTGTCACCGCCTACCGCCATTTATATGGTTATATGGCCAAGTGTAGTCTTTGGGTATATACGGTTCATTCAATTGATATCGagcttaaaaaaatagtaaaaaagaATCAATACATAAATGTATAACTCCCTAAGAATTCATTGAGCTCATATTCATGGACACCCGCCTAACGTGcgatttgtttgataaattcaTTTCTCTATATCTTGGAGATgtttgaattattcaaaatttctgCTTTGATTGTATTTATTATGCTCTTGTAGGACCTTgaaggattttttattttattttgttatatgaaa
Proteins encoded:
- the LOC124911783 gene encoding polyadenylate-binding protein 2-like, whose amino-acid sequence is MRPIASISPRMPIYPPGGPGLGQQIFYGQPPVMPPQAGFGYQQQLVPGMRPGSPNFFMPMVQPRPGGARPRPVQQPLPMMQQQMMPRGGMSGYRYPPGRGGMVPMRDSVGISHQQQQPIPIQALASALANAPPFDQRTMLGESLYPLVENVERENAAKVTGMLLEMDQTEVLHLLEAPEALHAKVAEAMEVLRNVQQQQATAAATSTVAGSSSPTHQLAALSLD